In Croceicoccus sp. Ery15, a genomic segment contains:
- a CDS encoding alpha/beta fold hydrolase: MTRFSADPAAARRAIPAYACESVWHAADGHAIRRIDWPEPADSRGALLFLGGRGDAYEKYLETLEYWFGEGWRVTAIDWRGQGGSGRLGDDDATGHIGDFAHWIDDLRGFWRDWRAESPDTPCALIGHSMGGQLALRGVAEGAARPDALVLVAPMLGFAGPPLPPWMWHAAAHLMASLGAASRPAWKAGEKPGQPAAMRQSILTHDVSRYEDELFWRNERPQLRLGAPSWGWVERAAESMRRTARADVLARVTLPVLILGTSADRLVSARAIRRAARLLPDARLVEFGAEAAHEILRESDPVRNRALAEIDGFLAAQLSVEGGA, translated from the coding sequence TTGACCCGCTTTTCCGCCGATCCTGCCGCCGCGCGCCGCGCTATTCCCGCCTATGCGTGCGAATCGGTATGGCATGCGGCCGACGGGCACGCGATCCGCCGGATCGACTGGCCCGAACCGGCGGATTCGCGTGGCGCGCTGCTGTTTCTGGGCGGGCGCGGCGACGCGTATGAGAAATATCTGGAGACGCTGGAATACTGGTTTGGCGAAGGGTGGCGCGTGACCGCGATCGACTGGCGCGGGCAAGGCGGATCGGGGCGGCTGGGCGATGACGACGCGACCGGCCATATCGGCGATTTCGCCCATTGGATCGACGATCTGCGCGGGTTCTGGCGGGACTGGCGCGCCGAATCGCCCGATACGCCCTGTGCCTTGATCGGCCATTCGATGGGTGGGCAGCTGGCCTTGCGCGGCGTGGCAGAGGGGGCGGCCCGTCCCGATGCTCTGGTGCTGGTCGCGCCGATGCTGGGTTTTGCTGGGCCGCCGCTGCCGCCATGGATGTGGCACGCCGCAGCGCATCTGATGGCGTCGCTGGGCGCGGCGAGCAGGCCCGCGTGGAAGGCGGGCGAGAAACCCGGCCAGCCCGCCGCGATGCGCCAGTCGATCCTGACCCATGATGTCAGCCGGTACGAGGACGAGCTGTTCTGGCGCAACGAACGCCCGCAATTGCGGCTGGGCGCGCCCAGCTGGGGCTGGGTCGAACGTGCCGCCGAATCGATGCGTCGCACTGCGCGCGCCGATGTGCTGGCGCGGGTGACATTGCCGGTGCTGATCCTTGGCACCAGCGCCGACCGGCTGGTCAGTGCACGGGCCATCCGCCGCGCCGCGCGCCTGCTGCCCGATGCCCGTCTGGTGGAATTCGGGGCAGAGGCCGCGCATGAGATTCTTCGCGAGAGCGATCCGGTTCGCAACCGCGCCCTTGCCGAGATCGACGGGTTTCTTGCCGCGCAACTGTCTGTAGAAGGCGGGGCATGA
- a CDS encoding FAD-binding oxidoreductase, with product MSGTYDIAIIGAGMAGASLAASLAGEASVIMIEAEDAPGYHSTGRSAAFWEETYGGPEIFPLTVGSGPYLREGGLLTRRGVLHIGRAGDEGAIDAFMARFQALGADIAKLGRDRLVEIVPGLKPEWVHGTWSEGCADIDVAALHAHFLSRARAQGAMLKTGARLKSAERGADGWTLGFGHGDTVRAGILVNAAGAWADEIAGIAGARPVGITPLRRTVVQLRCQPAAPAALPLVLDIQESFYFKPESGRLWLSPHDETPTPPCDAAPEELDVAVAIDRLEHAVDWKVEAVERKWAGLRSFSPDRAPVYGFDPEVAGFFWCAGQGGFGIQTSPAAADMAAAMLLGRDATGPATGIDPAPYRIDRFR from the coding sequence ATGAGCGGGACTTACGATATTGCGATCATCGGCGCGGGCATGGCGGGTGCCAGCCTTGCCGCCAGCCTTGCGGGCGAGGCATCGGTGATCATGATCGAGGCGGAGGATGCGCCTGGCTATCACAGCACCGGACGTTCGGCCGCGTTCTGGGAAGAAACCTATGGCGGGCCGGAGATTTTCCCGCTGACGGTGGGGAGCGGCCCCTATCTGCGCGAAGGCGGACTTCTTACCCGGCGGGGCGTGCTGCATATTGGCCGCGCAGGGGACGAGGGCGCGATCGACGCCTTTATGGCCCGGTTTCAGGCATTGGGCGCGGACATCGCCAAGCTGGGCCGCGATCGTCTGGTGGAGATCGTGCCGGGTCTGAAACCCGAATGGGTGCACGGCACATGGAGCGAGGGCTGCGCCGATATCGACGTGGCGGCGCTGCATGCGCATTTCCTGTCGCGCGCCAGGGCGCAGGGCGCGATGCTGAAAACCGGTGCGCGGCTGAAATCGGCGGAGCGCGGAGCCGATGGCTGGACGCTGGGTTTCGGGCATGGCGACACGGTGCGGGCAGGTATTCTGGTCAATGCCGCGGGCGCATGGGCGGACGAGATTGCCGGCATCGCCGGTGCGCGGCCCGTTGGCATCACGCCGCTGCGCCGCACAGTGGTGCAATTGCGCTGCCAGCCTGCCGCTCCCGCTGCGCTGCCACTGGTGCTCGACATTCAGGAAAGCTTTTACTTCAAGCCCGAAAGCGGGCGCCTGTGGCTTAGCCCGCATGACGAAACGCCCACGCCCCCGTGCGATGCCGCGCCCGAGGAACTGGATGTCGCCGTCGCTATCGACCGGCTGGAACATGCGGTCGACTGGAAGGTAGAGGCGGTGGAGCGCAAATGGGCGGGGCTGCGCAGCTTTTCTCCCGATCGCGCGCCCGTTTACGGCTTCGATCCCGAGGTCGCGGGCTTTTTCTGGTGCGCGGGGCAGGGCGGTTTCGGCATTCAGACTTCGCCTGCTGCCGCCGACATGGCCGCCGCCATGCTGCTGGGGCGCGATGC
- a CDS encoding prepilin peptidase, which translates to MNTQLIAYGLLAALAIAVLYAGITDLRHRKITNRLTGAIAIAAPLFWIASGLQLWPGIAIQLALAVGWFVFGAVLFRIGQMGGGDVKLFTALALWLEPSLFMMVVLLTMIVNGVATLIVWRGVRRARREGRKVEARSTPYGVSAALVMLVMFAIRYGPAVHTAFSGSSTNFA; encoded by the coding sequence ATGAACACGCAACTTATCGCTTACGGATTGCTCGCAGCCTTGGCAATCGCGGTGCTTTACGCAGGTATTACCGACCTGCGGCATCGCAAGATCACCAACCGGCTGACGGGCGCCATCGCCATCGCCGCGCCTTTGTTCTGGATCGCCAGCGGCCTGCAGCTGTGGCCCGGCATCGCGATCCAGCTGGCGCTGGCCGTGGGCTGGTTCGTCTTTGGCGCGGTGCTGTTCAGGATCGGCCAGATGGGCGGCGGCGACGTAAAGCTGTTCACCGCGCTCGCCCTATGGCTCGAACCCTCGCTTTTTATGATGGTCGTGCTGTTGACCATGATCGTCAACGGCGTGGCCACGCTGATCGTGTGGCGCGGCGTGCGCCGCGCGCGACGCGAAGGGCGCAAGGTGGAAGCGCGCTCTACGCCATACGGCGTTTCGGCCGCGCTGGTGATGCTGGTGATGTTCGCGATCCGTTACGGACCCGCCGTTCACACCGCATTTTCCGGTTCTTCGACGAATTTTGCCTGA